From a single Populus nigra chromosome 18, ddPopNigr1.1, whole genome shotgun sequence genomic region:
- the LOC133678772 gene encoding vesicle-associated membrane protein 722-like — translation MNQKSLIYAFVSRGTVILAEYTEFSGNFNSIAFQCLQKLPATNNKFTYNCDGHTFNYLADNGFTYCVVADESAGRQVPMAFLERVKDDFVSKYGGGKAATAQASGLNKEFGPKLKEHMKYCADHPEEISKLAKVKAQVSEVKGVMMENIEKVLDRGEKIELLVDKTENLHSQAQDFRSQGTQIRRKMWLQNMKVKLIVLGILIALILIIVLSVCKGFNCGK, via the exons atgaaccAGAAATCACTGATTTACGCGTTTGTTTCACGAGGAACTGTGATTCTTGCTGAGTACACTGAATTCAGCGGGAATTTCAATTCCATAGCGTTTCAATGTCTCCAGAAACTTCCTGCTACTAACAACAAGTTTACTTACAACTGCGATGGTCATACTTTCAATTACCTCGCCGACAATGGGTTTA CATATTGTGTTGTTGCGGATGAATCGGCTGGAAGACAAGTGCCTATGGCTTTTCTGGAGCGTGTCAAGGATGATTTCGTGTCAAAGTATGGCGGTGGGAAGGCTGCCACAGCCCAGGCCAGTGGTCTTAACAAGGAATTTGG GCCAAAATTGAAGGAACATATGAAGTATTGTGCTGATCATCCTGAAGAGATAAGCAAGCTTGCGAAAGTGAAAGCTCAGGTTTCAGAAGTTAAAGGTGTCATGATGGAGAACATTGAGAAG GTTCTGGATAGGGGAGAGAAAATAGAACTTCTTGTGGACAAGACCGAGAACCTTCATTCACAG GCACAAGACTTTCGCAGTCAAGGGACACAAATCCGAAGAAAAATGTGGCTGCAGAACATGAAGGTTAAGCTGATTGTATTGGGAATACTGATTGCCTTGATCCTCATCATAGTCCTCTCTGTTTGCAAAGGCTTTAATTGTGGAAAATGA
- the LOC133677990 gene encoding probable polygalacturonase At3g15720 — MKCLVTVLFFLWMASYCSCRLISEATGRRFNVLDYGADGNGKIDATPAFQKAWGDFCQASEEMPTLEVPAGKTFLLKSVSFSGPCMSKNPHVLIEGTIVAPNSFDSWDDDDYQKWIGFTAVVGLIVDGGGRFDGRGEAWWKACNDNDSACSKRRQALHFNKCNGLRLSNLHHVNSQKGHICINACDDVEVSNLQILAPDESPNTDGIDISESNHVNIHDSFIGTGDDCIAINGFSTSINVTGVKCGPGHGISIGSLGKDGAYETVEDVHVKSCAFKGTQNGVRIKTWETGSGYVRKITFEDITFVNSENPIIIDQQYNPNGNRGGSGIKISDVTYRNVRGSSADEVAIALNCAGKAACTNIVMDNVKITSSNPGKQIRASCNNAKGTAISASPTVPCLSS, encoded by the exons ATGAAGTGCCTAGTTACCGTGTTGTTCTTCTTGTGGATGGCTTCCTATTGCTCATGCCGTCTAATATCCGAGGCTACTGGAAGGAGGTTTAATGTGCTCGACTATGGTGCTGATGGAAATGGCAAAATCGATGCTACACCG GCTTTCCAAAAAGCATGGGGGGATTTCTGTCAAGCAAGTGAAGAAATGCCAACCCTTGAAGTACCAGCAGGGAAGACGTTCTTGTTGAAGTCGGTCTCGTTCAGTGGCCCTTGCATGTCCAAGAACCCTCATGTTTTG ATCGAAGGTACAATCGTTGCACCAAACAGCTTTGATTCAtgggatgatgatgattatcAAAAATGGATTGGATTCACAGCCGTTGTTGGTCTCATTGTTGATGGAGGGGGAAGATTTGATGGACGAGGAGAAGCTTGGTGGAAAGCTTGCAAT GATAATGATAGTGCCTGCTCGAAACGTCGTCAG GCTCTCCATTTCAACAAATGCAATGGTCTCCGACTAAGTAACTTGCACCATGTCAACAGCCAAAAAGGTCACATATGCATAAATGCATGTGATGATGTCGAAGTCTCCAATCTTCAAATCCTTGCACCAGATGAGAGCCCAAATACTGATGGGATTGATATCTCTGAGTCAAACCATGTCAACATCCACGACTCTTTTATAGGAACCG GTGATGACTGTATTGCCATCAATGGTTTTTCCACTTCCATTAATGTTACTGGTGTCAAATGCGGGCCAGGCCATGGTATAAG TATTGGAAGTCTAGGAAAGGATGGAGCCTATGAAACAGTAGAAGATGTCCATGTTAAAAGCTGTGCCTTCAAAGGAACTCAGAATGGTGTACGAATCAAGACATGGGAG ACCGGATCAGGATATGTCAGGAAGATCACATTTGAGGATATCACATTTGTAAATTCCGAAAACCCTATTATTATTGACCAACAGTACAATCCTAATGGAAACAGGGGTGGCTCAGGAATAAAAATCAGTGATGTTACATACCGCAATGTGCGTGGATCTTCAGCTGATGAGGTAGCAATCGCTTTGAATTGTGCTGGCAAAGCGGCTTGCACCAACATTGTAATGGACAACGTTAAGATTACCTCCTCCAATCCTGGAAAACAAATACGCGCCTCTTGCAATAATGCCAAGGGAACTGCCATCTCTGCCTCTCCAACTGTGCCCTGCCTATCAAGTTGA
- the LOC133677992 gene encoding peptidyl-prolyl cis-trans isomerase FKBP17-1, chloroplastic, with protein sequence MIMYFPNMIMYYPTVPLQKMDKVLVLLNCFPSLHVPHHLPSSPPISSTSPSPPSPTRRALSLSIISLSTALFSIPTFSCPAASSATSITDFLDLPNSGGVKALDLRIGSGPVPDEGDQVAIHYYGRLAAKQGWRFDSTYDHKDSAGEPVPFVFTLGSGKVIAGIETAVRSMKVGGVRRVIIPPSQGYQNTTQEPLPPNFFDRQRLFTTIFNPTRLANGEGSTLGTLIFDIELVSLRNQ encoded by the exons ATGATCATGTATTTCCCCAACATGATTATGTACTATCCGACCGTGCCTCTCCAAAAAATGGATAAGGTTTTGGTATTGCTGAACTGCTTCCCATCCCTTCACGTACCCCACCACCTCCCCTCATCACCTCCGATCTCTTCAACTTCTCCATCACCTCCTTCACCAACAAGAAGGGCTCTCTCATTGTCTATCATTTCCTTATCCACAGCACTGTTTTCTATACCTACCTTCTCATGTCCTGCTGCTTCTTCTGCTACTTCAATTACTGACTTCTTGGACCTCCCAAATTCTGGTGGTGTCAAGGCCTTGGACCTTCGCATTGGTTCCGGCCCAGTCCCCGATGAGGGAGACCAG GTTGCAATACATTACTATGGAAGGTTGGCAGCAAAACAAGGGTGGAGGTTTGATTCAACGTATGATCACAAAGACAGTGCTGGTGAACctgttccttttgttttcacacTTGGTTCTGGGAAG GTCATTGCTGGCATTGAAACGGCCGTGAGATCAATGAAAGTTGGTGGGGTTCGTAGAGTCATCATTCCACCTTCACAGGGTTACCAGAATACCACTCAAGAACCTCTACCTCccaat TTCTTCGACAGGCAGAGGCTATTTACTACCATTTTCAATCCAACACGTCTTGCCAATGGAGAAGGCTCAACATTGGGAACTCTTATATTCGACATTGAGCTTGTCAGCTTGAGGAATCAGTGA
- the LOC133678622 gene encoding exocyst complex component EXO84C-like: MESSEEDDDFPFIESITPQSKIDSLYQSHTEKGIRKVCCELIDLKDAVENLCGNMETKYLAFLRMSEEVVEMEHELIELRKHISAQQILVQDLMTGVCRELEEYNSANGDIGDSLQDLQVDELQSSLPSDTDIRKEIFLENFDVLLAEHKVEEAIEALEAEEKYCPELKGPGDTSSMEASYRSVFLKRKSMLEDQLIGITEQPLVGVLELKKALSALIKLGKGPLAHQLLLKSYGSRLQKSIEVFLPSCSVYPKTFPATLSRLMFSIISATTKESGSIFGDNPVYTNRLVQWAEWEIEYFVRLVKNNAPSSETVFALGAASNCVQASLTYCSMLESQGLKLSKLLLVLLRPYIEEVLEFNFRRARREALDVAEMDESSLLSPHSMSPLSAFATSSDSVLVDSGMKFMDIVEDILAQLTPMAVLHFGANVLTRISQLFDKYMDMLFKSLPGPSDDDNLTELKEVIQFRAETDSEQLALLGLAFTILDELLPLAVMKVWSLKTESRELESESTVPNASITAELKEWKRNLQHSFDKLRDHFCRQYVLSFIYSREGKTRLNALIYLSGEGEDLYWGSDPLPSLPFQALFAKLQQLAIVAGDVLLGREKIQKNLLARLTETVVMWLSEEQEFWDVFEDESVPLKPLGLQQLILDMHFTVEIACFAGYPSRHVQQIASAIITRAIRTFSARGIDPQSALPEDEWFVETAKTAINKLLLGTSGSDASEIDEDHVILHDEMVSDSDDTASSLSSIESFESFASASMGELDSPVYFTGSEG, from the exons ATGGAGAGCAGTGAAGAAGACGATGATTTCCCTTTTATAGAAAGCATTACTCCTCAGTCCAAGATCGACTCTTTGTATCAATCTCACACTGAgaag GGAATCAGAAAAGTTTGTTGTGAACTCATTGATTTGAAGGATGCAGTGGAAAATCTATGTGGCAATATGGAAACAAAGTACTTAGCTTTCTTGAG AATGTCTGAAGAAGTAGTGGAAATGGAGCATGAGTTGATTGAGTTGAGAAAGCATATTTCTGCACAACAGATTCTTGTGCAGGATTTGATGACTGGGGTTTGCCGTGAACTGGAAGAGTACAACTCTGCTAATGGTGACATTGGTGATTCTCTGCAAGACCTTCAAGTTGATGAACTTCAAAGTTCCTTGCCAAGTGACACAGATATTCGGAAAGAAATATTCTTGGAGAATTTTGATGTTCTCTTGGCTGAACATAAAGTGGAAGAAGCAATCGAAGCTTTGGAAGCTGAAGAGAAATACTGTCCGGAGCTGAAAGGTCCTGGAGATACCTCATCCATGGAAGCATCATATAGATCAGTGTTTTTGAAGAGAAAGTCAATGCTTGAGGATCAACTGATTGGGATTACTGAACAGCCTTTGGTTGGCGTTCTGGAACTAAAGAAAGCTTTATCTGCATTGatcaagcttgggaaaggtccTTTGGCGCATCAACTACTGCTAAAATCATATGGGTCCCGCCTCCAAAAGAGTATTGAGGTTTTCCTTCCTTCATGTTCCGTGTATCCCAAAACATTTCCTGCTACACTATCCAGGCTTATGTTTTCAATAATTTCGGCGACAACAAAAGAATCTGGTTCAATATTCGGTGATAATCCTGTATATACCAATAGGCTCGTTCAGTGGGCAGAGTGGGAAATCGAATACTTTGTACGGTTGGTTAAGAATAATGCACCCTCTTCTGAGACAGTTTTTGCTTTGGGCGCAGCTAGCAATTGTGTTCAGGCTAGTCTTACATACTGCTCAATGCTGGAATCACAAGGTCTGAAACTGTCGAAGTTGCTTTTGGTCCTATTACGACCATACATTGAAGAAGTGTTAGAGTTTAATTTTAGACGGGCCAGAAGGGAAGCTCTGGATGTGGCAGAAATGGATGAGAGCTCACTTTTGTCACCTCATTCTATGTCTCCATTATCTGCATTTGCAACTTCATCAGACAGTGTGCTTGTTGATAGTGGAATGAAATTCATGGACATCGTTGAG gATATATTGGCACAGCTTACGCCCATGGCTGTCTTGCATTTTGGAGCAAATGTATTGACAAGAATTTCACAGTTGTTTGATAAATACATGGATATGCTATTTAAGTCCCTACCAGGCCCCTCTGATGATGACAATCTCACAGAGCTGAAGGAGGTTATACAATTCAGAGCTGAAACCGATTCGGAGCAGCTTGCACTTTTGGGATTAGCATTTACTATTCTGGATGAACTTCTACCACTTGCTGTAATGAAAGTTTGGAGTCTAAAAACTGAAAGCAGGGAGTTGGAAAGTGAAAGTACTGTGCCTAATGCAAGCATTACTGCAGAACTGAAGGAATGGAAGCGCAACCTTCAGCATTCTTTTGACAAGCTTAGAGATCACTTCTGTCGGCAATATGTTTTGAGCTTCATCTATTCTAGAGAAGGAAAAACACGATTAAACGCACTAATTTATTTAAGTGGGGAAGGGGAGGATTTGTACTGGGGCTCTGATCCTCTTCCATCGTTGCCATTTCAG GCCTTATTTGCAAAGCTTCAGCAATTAGCAATTGTGGCTGGAGACGTGTTGCTTGGGAGAGAGAAAATACAGAAAAATTTGCTTGCTAGGCTAACAGAGACTGTTGTGATGTGGCTGTCTGAGGAGCAGGAATTCTGGGATGTATTCGAGGATGAATCAGTTCCACTCAAACCACTTGGCTTGCAGCAG tTAATACTTGACATGCATTTCACTGTTGAAATTGCTTGTTTTGCCGGTTACCCATCTCGACATGTGCAACAGATTGCATCAGCTATAATTACTCGAGCAATCAGGACCTTCTCAGCTAGAGGCATAGATCCACAAAG TGCACTTCCTGAGGATGAATGGTTCGTTGAAACTGCAAAGACAGCCATCAATAAACTTCTGTTAGGAACATCTGGGTCAGACGCATCTGAGATTGACGAGGACCATGTTATCCTACATGATGAAATGGTCTCAGACTCCGATGACACTGCTTCTTCCCTTTCATCAATAGAATCATTTGAATCTTTTGCTTCTGCAAGCATGGGTGAACTAGATAGTCCCGTTTATTTCACTGGTTCTGAGGGCTGA